A genome region from Acinetobacter lwoffii includes the following:
- a CDS encoding choline transporter has product MQKKNEEMQDGLNKVVFYFSATLILLFSIITILFNEQANQVIINILNWVSRTFSWYYLLAATLYLVFIVFIACSRYGEIKLGPKHSKPEFSLLSWSAMLFSAGIGIDLMFFSVAEPLSHYINPPVGEGETFEAARQSMVWTLFHYGLTGWSMYALIGVALGYFSYRYNLPLTIRSALYPIFGKKINGPIGHTVDTAAVLGTIFGIATTCGIGVVQLNYGLHVLFDLPENIWIQTALIAVAVIITIISVTAGVNKGIRILSEINIYVSIGLLLFILFVGNTEFLLAALIQNFGDYISQFPKLSLTSFPFEQPKEWMNSWTLFFWAWWIAWSPFVGLFLARISRGRTIREFVTGTLVIPLLFTLTWLSIFGNSALYSVIFDGNTQLATTVLENPAHGFYDLLAQYPGFMFTAGVATITGLLFYVTSADSGALVLGNFTTKFTNIEHDSPRWLSVFWAIAIGLLTLAMLMANGVTALQNTTIIMGLPFSFVIFFVMAGLYKSLRLEDFRQASTSLNAAPVVGNVDILNWKKRLSRVMLHPSLSQTRTMLDNVCKPAIEAVATELIDKGIQVNIQEKSLEEEPELYHLDLTIQLDEEENFVYEIWPVRYDTPNFSSRGKRTKRYYYRLESYLFEGSQGNDLVGYSKEQVINDILDKYERHMMYLHINRISPGKRPLFPDREI; this is encoded by the coding sequence ATGCAAAAGAAAAATGAAGAGATGCAAGATGGTCTGAATAAAGTAGTTTTTTATTTTTCGGCGACACTTATTCTGCTGTTTTCTATCATTACCATTTTATTTAATGAACAAGCCAATCAAGTCATTATCAATATTTTAAACTGGGTCAGTCGTACCTTTAGCTGGTATTACCTGCTAGCGGCAACGCTGTATCTGGTTTTTATCGTCTTTATCGCCTGTTCCCGTTATGGCGAGATTAAATTAGGCCCCAAACATTCCAAGCCAGAATTTAGCCTGTTGAGTTGGTCGGCGATGCTATTTTCTGCCGGAATCGGGATTGACCTGATGTTTTTCTCAGTGGCGGAACCGCTTTCGCATTATATAAATCCGCCTGTAGGCGAAGGTGAAACCTTCGAAGCTGCGCGCCAGTCCATGGTATGGACCCTGTTTCACTACGGTTTAACCGGCTGGAGTATGTATGCACTGATTGGGGTCGCGCTAGGTTATTTCAGCTATCGCTATAATTTACCGCTCACCATCCGATCAGCACTCTATCCTATTTTTGGAAAAAAAATTAATGGTCCAATTGGCCATACTGTGGATACGGCTGCAGTACTCGGCACGATTTTCGGGATTGCCACCACCTGCGGGATTGGCGTTGTGCAATTAAATTACGGCCTGCATGTATTGTTTGATTTACCAGAAAATATCTGGATTCAAACTGCACTCATCGCCGTTGCCGTGATTATTACTATTATTTCAGTCACTGCCGGTGTCAATAAAGGCATCCGGATCCTGTCTGAAATTAATATCTATGTATCAATTGGGCTGCTGCTATTCATTCTGTTTGTAGGAAATACCGAGTTTTTATTAGCCGCCTTGATTCAAAATTTTGGTGACTATATCAGCCAGTTCCCGAAACTTTCTTTAACCAGTTTTCCTTTTGAACAACCGAAAGAGTGGATGAATAGCTGGACCCTGTTCTTCTGGGCATGGTGGATCGCCTGGTCACCTTTTGTTGGTCTGTTCCTGGCCCGTATTTCCCGTGGTCGTACCATTCGCGAATTTGTCACCGGGACTTTGGTTATTCCTCTGTTATTTACCCTGACCTGGTTGTCTATTTTCGGTAACAGTGCTTTATACAGCGTGATTTTTGATGGTAATACTCAACTTGCTACGACAGTTTTAGAAAATCCGGCACATGGTTTTTATGATCTGCTGGCGCAGTATCCAGGCTTTATGTTTACTGCAGGTGTCGCCACCATTACCGGCTTACTGTTCTATGTGACCTCAGCGGACTCGGGGGCATTGGTATTGGGAAATTTCACGACCAAATTCACTAATATTGAACATGATTCACCGCGCTGGCTGAGTGTGTTCTGGGCCATTGCCATCGGTTTGCTGACTTTGGCAATGCTCATGGCGAATGGCGTAACAGCATTACAGAACACCACGATTATTATGGGCCTGCCTTTTAGTTTCGTGATTTTCTTTGTGATGGCCGGACTGTATAAGTCCTTGCGTCTGGAGGATTTTCGGCAGGCCAGTACCAGTCTGAATGCTGCGCCTGTGGTCGGTAATGTGGATATCCTGAACTGGAAGAAGCGTCTGAGCCGGGTCATGCTGCATCCAAGCCTGTCCCAGACCCGGACCATGCTGGATAATGTTTGCAAACCAGCCATTGAGGCCGTTGCAACCGAGTTAATTGACAAAGGCATTCAAGTCAATATTCAGGAAAAATCGCTTGAGGAAGAACCTGAACTGTATCACCTGGATCTGACCATTCAGCTCGATGAAGAAGAAAACTTTGTCTATGAAATATGGCCGGTACGCTATGACACGCCAAATTTCAGTTCACGTGGTAAACGAACCAAACGTTATTACTATCGTCTGGAAAGTTATCTGTTTGAAGGCTCTCAGGGCAACGATCTGGTCGGTTATAGTAAGGAACAGGTGATCAATGACATCCTGGATAAATATGAACGCCATATGATGTATCTGCATATTAACCGGATCAGCCCAGGTAAACGTCCGCTGTTCCCGGACCGTGAAATCTAG